The uncultured Celeribacter sp. genome includes the window CGGTCGCACTGCCTGCGCCGATTGAGATGTCGTCGGAAGGCGCCTCAGAGAACATGCCCGCCACGATACCGGTTCCCGACCTCCCGCGTGCCGAAGCACCGGCTTTGAACGGTGAAATTTCCGATGGTGGTTTTGAATTGCCGACGATGGGCGTCGTCTCCGATTTCGATTTCGGCGACGATGACATCGGACTTCCAAGCGACCCGGTGAAGCGTCTCAAGAAACTCATCGAAGATCGTCAGGATGAAACTGTCGAAATCTTGCGCGGCTGGATGGAAGAGTCTGAGGAGAACGCGTGATGAGCTCTTTGTTTCCACTTGAGGATTTCGGGGCGGCGCCCAAGCCAAGAGCGAAAGCACAAAAGGTGCAGGATGTTGTCCCGCAGCCTGCGCCACCTGTCAGGCCCTCAGAAGAGGAAATCGAAGCCAATCGTATGGCTGCCTATGAACAAGGCTACAAGGCGGGCTGGGATGACGCAACTCGTGCCGAAGGTGAAGACCAATCCAGAATCGGGGCAGAGTTTGCGCGCAATCTTCAAGATTTAGGCTTCACATTTCATGAAGCTCGTTCACATGTTATGAAAGCACTTGAACCGCTTTTGACAGAAATGGTGAGCAAGGTTCTCCCAAATCTTGTCAACGAAACCCTTGGTCAGACCATTCTCGAAGAACTTTTGCCAATGGCGGAGAACGCTTCGGATGCACCGATACAAATTGTTGTTTCTCCAGCATCACGTCCGGCAATTCAGCGTCTTATTGACGACTCGTTAACCATTCCATTGGACATCATTGAAGAACCAAGTCTCGCCGAAGGTCAGGTCTATCTGCGCATGGGAGAGCTTGAGAAAAAGATCGATATGGATGCCGCCGTGGACAAAATCGGCAAGGCGATCAATGCCGTCTACGCCCTGAATGAGGAGGCCATGAAACATGGTTGAACAGACTGAAGACACTGCCGCGAATCCGTTTTCTCAGGTTCCTATCGAGATCACGATCTCCGTCGGCAAAGCGCGCCCGCTTGTGAAGGATTTGCTGAAATTGCAAAGCGACAGCATCTTGCCATTGGATCGCAATGTTGAAGATCCGGTAGAGCTTTACGTAGGCGATAAACTGATCGCGCGTGGAGAATTGCAGGAGCTGGAGGGCGGGCAAGCCGGTCAATTGGCAGTGCGTCTCATCGAGGTTGCCGATCTGAAAAACGGGTTGTGAGCGCTCATGCGGCTTTCTGCACCTTTGCTTCTGCTGGTCGTCAGTTTTTTGGTGATCGGGGAAACGGCCAGCGCACAGGCCATCACGCTCGATCTCGGTGACGACGGTTCACTTGCAACACGATCCATTCAGCTGTTGCTGCTCATCACGGTGCTCAGCATCGTGCCTGGGATCGCCATCACACTGACCTGTTTTCCATTCATCGTGACAGTTTTGTCGATTTTGCGACAAGCCATCGGTCTGCAACAATCGCCCCCGAACATGTTGATGATCAGCCTCGCGATGTTTCTCACCTATTTTGTGATGGAGCCGGTTTTCACAGAAAGCTGGGCGATCGGCATTCAGCCTTACGTGAACGGCGACATCCCTCTCGAGCAAGCCTTCCAGCTATCAATTGATCCCTTTCGAGGTTTCATGTCGAACCGGATTGATCCCGATACATTTCAACAGCTCCAAGAGCTTCGCACAGATTTTAGCGATGTGAACGGTGTGGCCCGCGACGCGCCTCTGTCCCTTTTGGTGCCATCTTTCCTTCTTTCAGAAGTCGAGCGCGCCTTTCAGATCGGCTTTCTCATTTTTCTTCCTTTCCTCATTATCGACCTCGTCGTCTCGGCAATCCTGATGTCCATGGGCATGATGATGGTCCCTCCGGCCATTGTTTCCTTGCCCTTCAAACTGGCCTTTTTCGTTGTCTCTGACGGCTGGGCTTTGATTTCCAGCGCACTGGTTCGCAGCTATTTCTAAGCGGAACAAACACACACACAGACCACTAAAAAGAGAACGCGCCTCCCACACGGGGGCGCGTTTTTTTCTGGCCAGGGCGTGGGGGCTCCCAATCTAGCCTTCCACTCAGTAGCTCATTTTTGTCCTCGGTGCGGCTTACCGCACCAAGAACTCCGCATGCAGAGCACCTGCAGCTTTAATACTTTTCAGGATGTCGATCATGTCGCGCGGAGACACGCCCAGCGCATTCAGCCCCGCAATCACTTCTGACAAAGAAGTCCCCTCTCTGACCTCCGCAAGGCCTATGCCTGGCTCTTCCTGAATTGAGGCTTGCGTTCTTGGCACCACCACCGTTCCGCCCTCTGAGAAGGGGTTGGGTTGAACCACGAGTGGCTCTTCCTGAATACGCAGCGTCAGGTTGCCCTGGCTCACGGCCACACGTGAAATTCGCACATCCTCGCCCATCACGATTGTACCGGATCGTTGATCAACCACGACCCGCGCTTTGCGTTCCGGCTGAACAGAAATATTTTCCACCCGCCCCAAGGCATGCGCCGGAGATAATTCCTTTGTCGCTTTGATGTCCAAAATCACCGTACCGGCATCAAGCATGCGCGACACCACACGACCGAAATTCTGATTGATCGCATTTTCAATTCTCTCTGCGGTCGTGAAATCTGGGTTGCGCAATGCCAGGCGCACCGATTTGAGCTGCGTGAAATCAAAATCAATCTCACGCTCTACACGGGCGCCAGAAGGAATCACACCTGCCGTCGGGACGCCCTGTACAACAGAGGCACCATCGCCTTCGGCCGAGGCACCGCCAGCAATGACCGTGCCTTGAGCGACGGCATAGATCTGACCATCGGGGGCATTGAGTGGCGTCATGATAAGGGTGCCGCCCAAGAGACTTTTCGCATCGCCAATCGCCGAAACTGTCACGTCAATTTTGCCGCCTGTTCGCGAAAACGGGGGCAAGGTTGCCGTCACAAAGACGGCGGCTACGTTTTTAGGACGAAACTGTTCGCCCGTTATATTCACACCGAGACGCTCAAGAATATTAGACATGATTTCTTCGGTGAAAGGCGCATTTCGAATGCCATCGCCAGTTCCATTCAAACCAACGACAAGACCGTAGCCGACAAGATCGTTGCCGCGCACACCATCGAATTCAACGAGATCCTTGATCCGAATCGGGTTGGCGACAGCCGGCATCGCCAAGAGAACAGTGAGTAGAAGAGACGTGAGAAGTTTAAGCATCAGATGTAATCCGCAAGACTGAGTTGGGACATACGCGCGGTCAGCGTGTAGATGAGTTGAAGTTGCGTCTCCGTTTGAGTCAGCATGGACGCGGACTCATAGGGATCCGCCGAAATGATTTCGGATTTGGCCAGTTCATAGGAATAAGTCATTGCACTGTTGGACAGGTTGGCTTCCTCGATACGCGCCTCAATCGAACCGACTTGCGCCTGGAGATCGGCCAAACCAGCTTGGGCGCCCATCAGCGTTTCACCAGCACTGCGCAGTAGCGAAGCTTGGGCACCAACGTCGCCTTCGAAAACCCCTTCGTCGACCAGCGAGGCCACGGCCAAGCCCATGAGTGTCTCGCGAATGGAGTCGTTCTGTGCCGTGATCTCCAGTTTTACTTTTTCATTTTCCCCAAGAGAAAATGGTGACAGAGGATTTGCCGAGCCTTGATAGGCCGTGGTTTCATAACCGCCGCCACTGGACATAAACCAATCGTCGACAATCGTCTCAACGTCAGCGACCGTGGTCGCACCCGCAACCGCTGTCATCAATTCACTCATCATGTCATCGGCAGAGATGAGCGCAGTTTTACCAGTTGCCGCGCCACTCAGAAGCGCGCGGTCGCCAATGCGGGCATTCAACGTCGAAACAACTGCATCAAACCTTGTACGTGCATCTTTCGCGGCAACGGAGACACTTGTCGCATCAGCGTTCGTCGACGCAGTCAGCAAACTCGAAGAAAGCTTCGCGACATGTGATGAGACTGAGCCAAAACTCGATTGCAATGCCGTCGCAAAGAGGTCCGCCTCCTGTATCGCAATATCATATGAACCCAATGTCCGCAGAGAACGTTCAATCGACGCCAAGGGGGAGAAATCACCTGAGACCGATGAAGACAGGTCATATTTTTCTCCGCTTGCGACCTCGTAATTATATCTATCAAGGTCCTGTTTGGTCTGTGTGGTGATCCTCATGTTGCGAATGGAGGCAGCCATATCGCCGAAAGAAATCGTGCTCATCGTCAAATCCTCATCAACTGATCCATCAACGCCTCAATCGTTTCGATCACTTTGGCGTTTGCGGCATAGGTCTGTTCGATCACCAGGAGCCGCTGCATTTCCTGATCGGTGTCCACACCGTTTTCCATCTCGATAGCCTCAAGAGAGTCGCGTCGGGCAGCGGCATAGGTGAGATCCGCCTCCGCATTGAGTTGATTGGTCTCTGCCAAGGAATAGATGTCAGCCGCAAATCCCAGCGCCGAACGCTCGATACCCGTCAATCCGCCCGAAGCAGCCACACGCGACTTTTTTAAAGCCTCCGCCAAAGAATTCAGGATGGTGGCATCGCCCTGGTCGCCTTCTGCAAGGGCGCCAAGCCCATCGCGAAGTTTCCAAAGATCGCCCCCTTGGTCCGGGTCGACTAACGCAGTTACAGAAATTCGGCCCGCCAGGCCCTCTTCGTTCAAGGCATCAAAGGCCAGACCATCATCTGTGAACAGACCCGCATCGCCCGATGACAATGTCGGGTCGGCGTCAGGTGTCTGGAAACGCTCGATCAGGTCGCGCGCAAGTGCGTCGAGTTCCACCTGAGCTTTGGGCGCCAAAACATCCCGAACTTCAAAAAGGCCAGCAAGCTTGCCCCCAGCAATGGGACCGTTTTCTGCGCTTGTAGGCATATCCAAACCGTTGATCGTCAGGCCCGACAGGGCACCTCCGGAAACGGTCATGTCGGGCGTGATGATCGGGGTTTGGGTAAACCCGATGGTGGCTGCTTTGGAGTCGACCAGAAATGCCCCGCCATTTGTATAGAGGGCAATCATTCCGTTATCTTTTTCGACTTCATTCAGAGGGATGATTTCGGAGATTTGATCCACCAAAATCTGGCGTTGATCCATCAGGCCATTTGCATCGTAACCCTGGGTGATCTGTTTCTGAATTGCGACATTGAGATCGACGACTTGCTGTAACGCGGAATTCAGGAAATCGACGGTCTGCGCGATTTCCTTATCCGCCGCCATCCGGGTGTCCATGATACCCTCCGACGCACTGTTGATCTGCTGGACCACATCTGTGGCAGCGTCCAGAACCGTGGCCAGTCGCGCCTCGGAATCCGGGCGACTGGCCGCTTCGATCAGAGCCGTTTCAAGACCCGTGATCCGTCCAGCGATGGAATCCTTTTCATCGGCCTGTCCCATCGCAGCGGCATAGGAATCGTAGAAATCGGCTCTCGTATTTTCGAGAGCGGCTTCTGCATTCGCATAGCGCCGCTCTCCTGTCACGACCGGATCGTGATACCTGGTGACACCGACGACGGAAACGCCTGACCCGGTTCTGCTCAGTTGTTGCGAGGTTAACTCGATTTCTCGTTTGCCATACCCTTCGGTCATCGCATTGGCGACGTTGGAGGACACGACATCCGCCGCACGCGACACAGCATTCAGGCCACTCAAGGCATTTGAAAGGGCCGAAGAAATACTCATGTCTCAGTCTCCTACGCTGTTGCCAAAGGCGTTAACGTTTGATGTTCGTCGTCTCCTGCAGCATCTCATCGACAGTCTGGATGACCTTCGCATTCGACGAATAGGCCCGTTGCGTTTGGATCAGGTCGGTCAGTTCCGCGGCCACATCGGTGGCAGATCCCTCACGTGCAAAGCCTTCGATCGTACCGGTCGGGCCGTCACCAGCATCCCACAAGAAGAAGGAACCGGAGTCTGGCGATACCTGATAAGTCTGGTTGCCCAGAGAGGTCAGGCCATTGGGGTTCGGAACGTCCACCAGCGGGATTTGATAGATCACGCGGGTAAAACCGGTATCGTAGGTTGCCGTGATATAGCCGCCGTCGTCGATCTCTACCGAAGTCAGGTTACCAACGGGCGAACCGTCTTTGGTGATCGAGGTGGGCGCAAACCCGTCAGACAGCTGGGTGAGACCATTGGTGTCGCCCGGTTTGCCGATGGTCATTTCGATCGGGCCACCCGCAACGGTCAGAGCCAGGGTGCCTGCCCCCGAATCATAGGTTGCAGATGCCGGGTTGTTGACGGTCGGAGTGACGGTCGAAAGCGTGCCGCCTGCGCCGCGCGTATCATCGAACACCAGATCATATTCGCCGATAATGACACCACCGGATGCGGTGTCCGTGATGGTCATGGTCCAGCTGTTCGGCGTGCCAAGATCAGGGGTAAAAGTGATGTCCAGCGCTTCGGAGGTACCGAGGTTGCCGAAATATTCAACGGAAGCTGGCAAAGCGGTAGTCGCACCTTCTGCGGGCAGGTTCACACCGAGGTTGATTTTGGTGGTCGGATCACCGGCCGTCTGGTTGGAATTGATGACCACGGGTTCAAGCCCCGTCATCGTGTCGCGTGCATAAGTGGCGATGGACCCATCCGCCTCGGCCGGCCACCCAAGCAGAACAAGGCCAGAGGATGTTTTCAGAATACCATCCGCATCCGTATGAAACGATCCGGTGGTGGTCATCATCAAGGGTTGATCGCCCATGTTGCCATCGAGCGAAACTTCGGTGGTCACGGGAAGGAAGCCGCCATCTGCCACCGCAATGTCAGTCGCATTCGAAGTCGAAATCAGCGGGCCTTGTTCATCGATCAAGCGAGTCGTGCTCGCCCGGACACCGCCTGCGGTATAGGTGCCCGTGTTCGCAGAATTTGAAATCACGAAGGATTCGAAATCCGTTGAGGCCCGTTTGTAACCGTATGTCCCTGAATTGGCGATGTTATCGGAAATCGTGGCAAGACGTGTCGCGTTTGCGGCAAGGCCGGCAACACCGGCATTTAGAGAGGAAGAAATCGACATAGGGGTAGCGCCTTTCTGCTGCTGAGACCCAAAAACTGGCCTCAGCATGCACAATTAGACTTAACGGCTCCCTAACGCTTAAAATGCGATCTATTTGCCGGGCTGTTTGCGCAGCAAAACGATCTCAACACGGTTGTTGCGCACCGCCATCGGGTTGCCGACAGCGGGCTTTCGGTCCGCATAACCGGTAACACGCTGAATACGTTTCGCCGGGGTGCCATTCTCTTCCAGAAGCAACCGCACCTGATCTGCCCGCTGGGTGGACAATCCCCAAACCGGATTATCGGCCACCACCAGAGGTTGCGACTGTACATAGCCGGTGATGGCAATTTCGTTGCGAACGATCTTGAAAACTTCCGATAGCATTTCGATCAGCAAAGACAGCACTTCGGAAGGCTCTGAGGTCCTGTTTGCAAACAAGGGTTCCTCATCGAGATCATGCAACTCGATGATCAGCCCCTCATCCGTGACTCGCGTCACGATATGGCGCATCGCCTCATCCGCCGCCATGCTTTCCCCGCTGAAGGCGGTTAAAAGTTCCTGCACTTCGGCGAATGCTTTGGCTTCCAGGGCCTCCGCAGTTTCTTCATCTTCCGTGGAATCTGTTTTTCCGGCGCCACTGTCCGTATTTGACGCACCTGTGCCGTTTTGCGACAGCGTTTCCTCGGTAAAAACGGAATCTCCGCCAAAAGAGCCGTCTCCGCCACCGGAAATCCGGTTCACGGGTATGGTTGGATTAAAGTAATCCGCAAGCCCTTTGCGTTGCTTTTCCGTTGTCGCATTCAGCAACCACATCAAAAGAAAAAAGGCCATCATTGCGGTCACGAAGTCAGCGTAGGCCACCTTCCACGCACCCCCATGGTGTCCGCCACCAGCGATGACTTTCTTTTTCTTGATGATAATGGGAGCGTTCCCTTTACCGCTCATGTCACCACCTCATTTTTCACCCGGCTCCAGAGGTAGCAGCAACGCCTAAACACCAGCTTAACTTATAAAATTGTCCTAACATTCCCGCGTAGAACCAAGTCCAGATACCAGTGCGGAGTCCGAGACCTTTAACAGTATTCTCATTTCCACACCAAATCGGTCCGCCTTCGCCGAGGAGAGGCGTTTCGCAGGAGAGGCTCAATAACAATCTGGTGAGAACGGCCACAGGCAGATGAAAATACCACAATTCTTAAAGTTTACTCTTTTTGTCGACTTACTTCCTTGCTATCGGAACCGTAACGCAAACGTCCTGAACCGCCCCCCCTCACGGACCAACACATAAAGAGACCTGATATGATCGGACCTATTCTGAAAGCCCTGCCAGCATTTGCGATGGGACTTATCGCGCTTCCTGCCGTTGCGACCGACCTGACGACGGTTTCCGGCCCGGTCACCATCAATGAACGCCCAGAAACGGTGATCTCTTTCGATGTTGGCACGCTCGATACACTCAACGCCCTTGGTGTCGATGTAGCCGGTCTGACGCAGCCTATGCTTGTCCCGGCACTGGCCGCGCTCGACGATGGATCGCGCAGCAATATCGGCACTCTGTTCGAGCCCGACTACGAACAGGTTTTTGCGCTGTCCCCTGATCTCATTTTTGCAGGCCCCCGGACCGCACCGCAAATTGCGAAACTGACCCAAATTGCGCCCACTGTCGACATGAGTCCCTTTTCCGATAACCTCGAAGACGTCGTCATCACACAGACGCGCGAATTGGGCGACCTCTTTGGCAAATCCGCAGAAGCTCAGGCTTTGACGGATCACCTGAGCGCGTCTCTGGAAGAATTGCGCGGGCTGACCGAAACAGCCGGCAAAGGCCTTATCGTCATGACAAACGGTCCGAAAATCTCTGCCTTCGGCTCCGGGTCGCGCTTTGGCTGGGTGCACAGCACGCTCGGCATCGCGCCCCTGATCGAAAATGTCGAGGCGCAAACCCATGGTGAAGCGATCAGTTTTGAATTTCTGCATGAGGCCAATCCCGATTGGCTGATTGTCTTTGACCGCACCCGTGCCACCAATGGCGATGGCCCGAAGGCCGAAGAAACCCTCGACAATGAATTGGTGGCTCAAACCACAGCGATGCAAAAAGGGCAGGTGATCTACGTCCACCCCGCCGATTTCTACATCGCAACGACTGGTGTGCGTTCGCTTCAGGACACCGTCGACCAGTTCATCGCAGCGTTCAAGTAACCGCTCGTGCGCAGCGTTTCTCTTCATATGCTGCTTGCGTTGGCCTGCGTTCTCGCGCTGGCGGTGATGAGCCTGTTCATCGGCGTTGCGAACATGGATCTATCGGCCGTGCTGCAGGGTGACGGAGAAGATACGCTGATCCTTATGGCCAGTCGCATTCCGCGGACCATTTCCCTTATTCTGACCGGCACCTCGCTTGCGATTGCCGGTCTCATCTTTCAGATGCTGACTCGCAACAAATTCGTCGAACCCTCGACCGCTGGCACAGCCGAAAGCGCGGGTCTGGGTCTGTTGATTGCAGTCTTCTTTTTCCCCGCCGCGCCACTTTTGATCAAAATGGTCATTGCCGCAATTTGCGCCATCGCAGGCACCCTGTTGTTCTTGCAGCTCCTCAATCGCCTCCCCCCTCATGAGCCACTTCTGGTGCCTCTGGTCGGGCTGATGCTCGGCGGGGTGATTGGAGCGGTTGGGACGTTCTTTGCCTACAATGCGGATCTTTTGCAGTATCTGAGCATCTGGACGACGGGTGAATTTTCCGGCGTGTTACGCGGTCGCTATGAGATTCTCTGGGTGACCGGAGTGCTTGCCATACTGGGCTATCTCTATGCGGATCAGTTTTCGATCATCGGACTTGGGCACGACACATCGGTGACACTGGGGCTCAACTACAGGACCGTCATGTGGCTGGGTCTGATCATTGTTTCGGTGATCACAGCCGTTGTGGTTGTCAGCGTCGGGACAATCCCTTTTCTGGGCCTGATCGTGCCGAATATCGTGAGCCGGATCGTGGGCGACAATCTTCGCATCGCTGTGCCCTGGGCCGCCAGCCTAGGAGCAGGTTCTTTGTTGGTCTGCGACATGATCGGGCGCGTGATCCGACATCCTTATGAGATTCCGATTGGCACGATTTTTGGTGTTTTGGGATCTCTGGTGTTTC containing:
- a CDS encoding siderophore ABC transporter substrate-binding protein, whose amino-acid sequence is MIGPILKALPAFAMGLIALPAVATDLTTVSGPVTINERPETVISFDVGTLDTLNALGVDVAGLTQPMLVPALAALDDGSRSNIGTLFEPDYEQVFALSPDLIFAGPRTAPQIAKLTQIAPTVDMSPFSDNLEDVVITQTRELGDLFGKSAEAQALTDHLSASLEELRGLTETAGKGLIVMTNGPKISAFGSGSRFGWVHSTLGIAPLIENVEAQTHGEAISFEFLHEANPDWLIVFDRTRATNGDGPKAEETLDNELVAQTTAMQKGQVIYVHPADFYIATTGVRSLQDTVDQFIAAFK
- a CDS encoding flagellar motor protein MotB — protein: MSGKGNAPIIIKKKKVIAGGGHHGGAWKVAYADFVTAMMAFFLLMWLLNATTEKQRKGLADYFNPTIPVNRISGGGDGSFGGDSVFTEETLSQNGTGASNTDSGAGKTDSTEDEETAEALEAKAFAEVQELLTAFSGESMAADEAMRHIVTRVTDEGLIIELHDLDEEPLFANRTSEPSEVLSLLIEMLSEVFKIVRNEIAITGYVQSQPLVVADNPVWGLSTQRADQVRLLLEENGTPAKRIQRVTGYADRKPAVGNPMAVRNNRVEIVLLRKQPGK
- the fliP gene encoding flagellar type III secretion system pore protein FliP (The bacterial flagellar biogenesis protein FliP forms a type III secretion system (T3SS)-type pore required for flagellar assembly.); its protein translation is MRLSAPLLLLVVSFLVIGETASAQAITLDLGDDGSLATRSIQLLLLITVLSIVPGIAITLTCFPFIVTVLSILRQAIGLQQSPPNMLMISLAMFLTYFVMEPVFTESWAIGIQPYVNGDIPLEQAFQLSIDPFRGFMSNRIDPDTFQQLQELRTDFSDVNGVARDAPLSLLVPSFLLSEVERAFQIGFLIFLPFLIIDLVVSAILMSMGMMMVPPAIVSLPFKLAFFVVSDGWALISSALVRSYF
- a CDS encoding flagellin produces the protein MSTISFGDMAASIRNMRITTQTKQDLDRYNYEVASGEKYDLSSSVSGDFSPLASIERSLRTLGSYDIAIQEADLFATALQSSFGSVSSHVAKLSSSLLTASTNADATSVSVAAKDARTRFDAVVSTLNARIGDRALLSGAATGKTALISADDMMSELMTAVAGATTVADVETIVDDWFMSSGGGYETTAYQGSANPLSPFSLGENEKVKLEITAQNDSIRETLMGLAVASLVDEGVFEGDVGAQASLLRSAGETLMGAQAGLADLQAQVGSIEARIEEANLSNSAMTYSYELAKSEIISADPYESASMLTQTETQLQLIYTLTARMSQLSLADYI
- a CDS encoding flagellar biosynthesis protein → MSSLFPLEDFGAAPKPRAKAQKVQDVVPQPAPPVRPSEEEIEANRMAAYEQGYKAGWDDATRAEGEDQSRIGAEFARNLQDLGFTFHEARSHVMKALEPLLTEMVSKVLPNLVNETLGQTILEELLPMAENASDAPIQIVVSPASRPAIQRLIDDSLTIPLDIIEEPSLAEGQVYLRMGELEKKIDMDAAVDKIGKAINAVYALNEEAMKHG
- a CDS encoding FliM/FliN family flagellar motor switch protein gives rise to the protein MVEQTEDTAANPFSQVPIEITISVGKARPLVKDLLKLQSDSILPLDRNVEDPVELYVGDKLIARGELQELEGGQAGQLAVRLIEVADLKNGL
- a CDS encoding flagellar hook protein FlgE, yielding MSISSSLNAGVAGLAANATRLATISDNIANSGTYGYKRASTDFESFVISNSANTGTYTAGGVRASTTRLIDEQGPLISTSNATDIAVADGGFLPVTTEVSLDGNMGDQPLMMTTTGSFHTDADGILKTSSGLVLLGWPAEADGSIATYARDTMTGLEPVVINSNQTAGDPTTKINLGVNLPAEGATTALPASVEYFGNLGTSEALDITFTPDLGTPNSWTMTITDTASGGVIIGEYDLVFDDTRGAGGTLSTVTPTVNNPASATYDSGAGTLALTVAGGPIEMTIGKPGDTNGLTQLSDGFAPTSITKDGSPVGNLTSVEIDDGGYITATYDTGFTRVIYQIPLVDVPNPNGLTSLGNQTYQVSPDSGSFFLWDAGDGPTGTIEGFAREGSATDVAAELTDLIQTQRAYSSNAKVIQTVDEMLQETTNIKR
- a CDS encoding flagellar basal body P-ring protein FlgI, with amino-acid sequence MLKLLTSLLLTVLLAMPAVANPIRIKDLVEFDGVRGNDLVGYGLVVGLNGTGDGIRNAPFTEEIMSNILERLGVNITGEQFRPKNVAAVFVTATLPPFSRTGGKIDVTVSAIGDAKSLLGGTLIMTPLNAPDGQIYAVAQGTVIAGGASAEGDGASVVQGVPTAGVIPSGARVEREIDFDFTQLKSVRLALRNPDFTTAERIENAINQNFGRVVSRMLDAGTVILDIKATKELSPAHALGRVENISVQPERKARVVVDQRSGTIVMGEDVRISRVAVSQGNLTLRIQEEPLVVQPNPFSEGGTVVVPRTQASIQEEPGIGLAEVREGTSLSEVIAGLNALGVSPRDMIDILKSIKAAGALHAEFLVR
- a CDS encoding iron chelate uptake ABC transporter family permease subunit; translated protein: MLLALACVLALAVMSLFIGVANMDLSAVLQGDGEDTLILMASRIPRTISLILTGTSLAIAGLIFQMLTRNKFVEPSTAGTAESAGLGLLIAVFFFPAAPLLIKMVIAAICAIAGTLLFLQLLNRLPPHEPLLVPLVGLMLGGVIGAVGTFFAYNADLLQYLSIWTTGEFSGVLRGRYEILWVTGVLAILGYLYADQFSIIGLGHDTSVTLGLNYRTVMWLGLIIVSVITAVVVVSVGTIPFLGLIVPNIVSRIVGDNLRIAVPWAASLGAGSLLVCDMIGRVIRHPYEIPIGTIFGVLGSLVFLYLLLGRKSHAVR
- the flgK gene encoding flagellar hook-associated protein FlgK, translated to MSISSALSNALSGLNAVSRAADVVSSNVANAMTEGYGKREIELTSQQLSRTGSGVSVVGVTRYHDPVVTGERRYANAEAALENTRADFYDSYAAAMGQADEKDSIAGRITGLETALIEAASRPDSEARLATVLDAATDVVQQINSASEGIMDTRMAADKEIAQTVDFLNSALQQVVDLNVAIQKQITQGYDANGLMDQRQILVDQISEIIPLNEVEKDNGMIALYTNGGAFLVDSKAATIGFTQTPIITPDMTVSGGALSGLTINGLDMPTSAENGPIAGGKLAGLFEVRDVLAPKAQVELDALARDLIERFQTPDADPTLSSGDAGLFTDDGLAFDALNEEGLAGRISVTALVDPDQGGDLWKLRDGLGALAEGDQGDATILNSLAEALKKSRVAASGGLTGIERSALGFAADIYSLAETNQLNAEADLTYAAARRDSLEAIEMENGVDTDQEMQRLLVIEQTYAANAKVIETIEALMDQLMRI